From Anopheles coluzzii chromosome 3, AcolN3, whole genome shotgun sequence, the proteins below share one genomic window:
- the LOC120958065 gene encoding microsomal triacylglycerol transfer protein: MTRKMKLYLLLTILLSLFEFGYVAPAFGDAFRVGTEETFDFSNVVHVGNGKNATLPFGYQTHATVIVGSVWGDDESKLLKIQVQNPSLVSIPDGKVGTMIGAESPFYAWWNLGQIKEVYFEASDALPVRNFKKGICALFQYQLLDGTYSEVDPSGECETKYISHSSTRYHKSKGNCHYDAKRMQRSEYGLRSNLKTSRSTDFTVSTDGALQKIKSQDYVKYLLNAQDRFGPYYESIMQMNVQGSTQKTSTLEGSDIAGIVKKLSLEKETLLTEEYKSSCKDNNCDNIISVFKQLKNSLTNDNVGKEASATAMVDMLRAARKATKEDLVRIIKAKSSNDMKGQIVDILGAAQTIASHQAAKSELLSSSDDENMFLAERYLQALAIGTRPKKEIVADLLEMALKEHMNVKFYDSLIQCLAAVTRRYAQLEGNSYETEVVKKVVNFLEEKIDECSREDCKLKFIRGLQNLKCPRTADRLIELAQESTKAVSVAAMKALRSFSVYLWNDEFRAKFEDIFFQVSKRYDSSARTLALDILLDLKPDQDELSHLVQFLKSKDKAYEVKQYLLQKLRMAAAQCSEFGAMLKNIIEKDGLLNNYNILAPKGLSTALSRKFSTAPSFNASLTSLQEMSGGVLKRGIVDLTLDVSDEKMSLFTLGLYAGGMSSFVSSNDEEQITDNNEEEDTTAGMELSVQGVVMRPLEFFNGKGELMGHVWSGTASEPTPAYQAITLLQDNEERFASHNGVTLALSSTGAISIDLNGQVTMSLWGRNAQSKVEQNTGISMTSRLSFDTSFASVDVRFSSVQAPQLHLSSALDFSGDPALCMQLVQPKSTLKHRFVGTIDLIGTKHQASRKTTKTFKLNGLTHSLNRKNNDMCNLISKS, encoded by the exons ATGACCAGAAAGATGAAGTTGTATTTGCTTCTAACAATCCTGTTATCTTTATTCG AGTTCGGATACGTGGCTCCAG CCTTCGGAGATGCCTTTCGCGTTGGAACGGAGGAAACGTTTGATTTTTCCAACGTAGTTCATGTGGGCAACGGTAAAAATGCAACTCTTCCATTTGGGTATCAAACACATGCAACGGTTATTGTGGGATCGGTGTGGGGCGATGATGAATCAAAGTTATTGAAAATTCAG GTGCAAAATCCCTCGCTTGTTAGCATTCCAGATGGCAAAGTTGGAACGATGATTGGAGCAGAATCTCCGTTTTACGCGTGGTGGAATTTAGGGCAAATCAAAGAGGTTTATTTTGAAGCTTCAGACGCACTACCAGTGAGAAACTTTAAGAAAGGAATATGTGCCCTGTTCCAGTATCAGCTGCTAGATGGCACGTACAGTGAGGTGGATCCTTCTGGGGAGTGTGAAACTAAGTACATATCGCACTCTTCCACCCGTTATCACAAGTCCAAGGGAAACTGTCATTACGATGCAAAGCGGATGCAAAGATCGGAATATGGTTTACGAAGCAATCTTAAAACATCGCGCAGTACGGATTTCACCGTGTCTACGGACGGCGCgctacaaaaaatcaaaagccaGGACTACGTGAAATACTTGCTGAACGCACAGGATCGGTTTGGACCGTACTATGAGTCAATCATGCAAATGAACGTGCAAGGAAGCACTCAAAAAACGTCAACGCTGGAAGGATCAGACATTGCAGGGATCGTCAAAAAGTTGTCCCTGGAGAAGGAAACGCTTCTGACAGAGGAGTATAAATCATCGTGCAAAGATAATAATTGCGATAACATTATCAGTGTATTTAAGCAGCTTAAAAATTCTCTAACGAATGATAATGTCGGCAAAGAGGCATCTGCTACGGCAATGGTCGACATGTTGCGGGCAGCACGAAAAGCGACAAAAGAAGATTTAGTGCGTATTATCAAAGCAAAATCATCCAATGATATGAAAGGTCAAATAGTTGATATACTGGGAGCAGCACAGACGATAGCTTCTCACCAGGCTGCCAAATCAGAATTGCTAAGCAGCTCAGACGATGAAAATATGTTCCTTGCAGAACGTTATTTACAAGCGCTTGCTATCGGCACGCGtccaaaaaaggaaattgtTGCCGATTTGTTAGAAATGGCACTAAAAGAGCACATGAATGTTAAGTTTTACGATAGCCTTATCCAATGTCTGGCAGCAGTAACTCGTCGATATGCTCAACTCGAAGGAAACTCTTATGAGACAGAAGTGGTGAAGAAGGTGGTTAATTTTCTGGAAGAAAAGATCGACGAATGCTCAAGAGAAGATTGTAAGCTTAAATTCATACGCGGACTGCAAAACCTCAAGTGCCCTAGAACAGCGGATAGATTGATAGAACTTGCTCAAGAATCCACCAAAGCCGTCAGTGTAGCAGCAATGAAAGCTCTGCGCTCGTTTTCTGTCTATTTATGGAACGATGAGTTCAGGGCCAAATTCGAAGATATTTTCTTCCAGGTGTCGAAACGTTATGATTCTAGTGCACGAACTCTGGCGCTGGATATATTATTGGATCTGAAGCCGGATCAAGATGAGCTATCGCATCTAGTACAATTTTTGAAATCGAAGGACAAAGCGTACGAAGTGAAGCAGTATTTGCTGCAGAAACTGCGGATGGCTGCCGCACAATGCTCAGAATTTGGAGCAATGCTGAAGAATATTATCGAAAAAGATGGCCTTCTAAACAACTACAACATACTCGCTCCCAAGGGACTATCCACGGCATTAAGTCGCAAATTTTCGACCGCTCCGTCATTTAATGCCTCGCTTACCAGCTTGCAAGAGATGAGTGGAGGTGTGTTGAAACGTGGCATCGTTGATTTGACCCTGGATGTAAGCGACGAAAAGATGAGCTTGTTCACGCTAGGGTTGTACGCAGGAGGAATGTCGTCGTTTGTTAGTAGCAATGACGAGGAACAGATAACAGACAATAACGAAGAGGAAGATACAACAGCTGGTATGGAGCTGTCGGTGCAGGGCGTGGTAATGAGGCCGTTGGAATTTTTCAACGGTAAGGGAGAATTGATGGGACATGTTTGGAGCGGTACAGCATCGGAGCCTACACCAGCCTACCAGGCCATCACACTGTTGCAAGACAACGAAGAACGGTTTGCTTCGCACAATGGTGTAACGCTGGCGCTCAGTTCTACCGGAGCAATATCGATTGATCTAAACGGTCAGGTGACTATGAGCTTATGGGGTCGAAACGCGCAATCCAAGGTAGAACAGAA TACTGGAATCAGCATGACTAGCAGGTTATCTTTTGATACATCTTTTGCATCAGTTGATGTTCGGTTCAGCTCCGTGCAGGCCCCACAGCTGCATTTGTCTTCTGCTCTAGACTTCTCCGGTGATCCTGCTTTGTGCATGCAACTAGTTCAGCCCAAGAGTACACTCAAACATCGATTTGTCGGCACAATAGATTTAATAGGAACAAAGCACCAAGCATCACGCAAAACTACGAAAACATTTAAGCTGAATGGATTAACGCATTCACTGAATAGGAAAAATAACGATATGTGTAATTTGATTTCAAAAAGCTGA